Part of the Engraulis encrasicolus isolate BLACKSEA-1 chromosome 1, IST_EnEncr_1.0, whole genome shotgun sequence genome, GTCACAACTGCTGTCCTCATTATCAGCTCGAAGGTACGAGGTACGAGATATAATATCAACCAAAAACATCCTGCTTTCAGGATATAATCTCAGCAAATGTCCTCACCTTGAGGTCATAGTATAACATTATCTAATCCCAACCGACGGTGCAATATTCCCTAATTATAATATTGTATATATTGAAAATTGTATATAACATTGTAACGAACTTTAGCATTAGCATTATTTAGATAATGCTATGTCATATCTCACCTTGGGGTTGACTATGAtctgaggaatttaatatctcgcaATCTGCTTTTTGCCAATCACTTTATGGCGATCACGATCATGGAATATTTGCCAATATGTGCCGATCATGATCAGTGGCCGATTGATCGGTGCATCTTTATAGATAATGCTATGCAATATCTCACCTTGGGGTTGACGATGATCTCCATGTCCAGTGCGTTCTTCTCCTGCAGCCTCTTGATGGCCGGCAGGGAGATCCACAGGTTGTTGGTGTTGAAGATCTTGAACTTGGTGACGGACTTGAACTCGTCCACGTGGTTCTTGGGCACCTGGGCGATCTCCAGAAGACGCAGCTTGCCGTCGTATTGGGTGAGCGTACCACCCTGAGAAGAGGACCATTACGTTACCCATTGCATTACgctacacattattacattaccttacacatTCCGAAGcaacttatacatgggttctaaaatttgtttataacctgactgtgcgaacctagctgcgcacaactcaacctctgattgttggaaaccgctgtctgtcaaaaaaataggtcacgtggttggctgccagtgtcttgcccctcctcataacatcgtgttgataaacactgagaacccatgtatgaaAGACGTCATAAACAGCCCTTTAACACTCTATGGCGACCAAACTGAAAGCTCACCAAGCCCAAGTAGGTTTGTAATCATCATTTTAGCCAGCGTTAAGAGTACAATTTACCAAAATGAAAAAAATTGTACTAGGCACTCTTCGAACCCAGTGTAGGCAAGAGCCAAAACTCTATTGCCCAATCTTAAAATTGAGGAAAGGAGAATAAATATTCACACAGCGCAAAAGCTCCTTTGTCAtgatttaatgtgaaaaaatggcacaacgtttcgaccagcaaggtcttcgtcaggtgtcagaGTCTGGTTGAAGCGTTGTGCcattttttcacattaaatcacgacaagggagcttttggggTGTGCGAATATttattctccttttctccttatgcgttttttgatattctgcacctGCAGCAATTTGTTACTTTTGGATGTGCGCGCACCTTACACTTTTTGATCCAATCTTAAAATTAACATTGGCCTGTCCTCACCTTGACGTCAGCGCGCGTCTTATCCGTGACCTCCATGACGAACTCTATCCTCTTGTCGGTCGGCTGACCAATCAGGTGGTTGAGGATGTGCAGGTCAACGGTGGCGCCCAGGTTATCGATGTTGGACACGAAGATGTACTCTTTCCCCTGGGGGAGATTACAGAAAGCATGTTTAGAGTACGGTAAACTAGTTAGTTTAGTAGGTGCAGGTCGACGGTGGCTACCAGGTTATCCATGTTGGACATGTAGATGTACTCAGTCTTTACCCTGGGGCAGATTACAGAAGGCAGATTTAGAGAGTGTGGTAACCTAGTTAAGTTAACATAGAGATAGAAAAGACTTAaagccaaaacaaagccacatggATTTAGTAGGTGCAGGTCGACGGTGGATCCCAGGTTATCAATGTACTCTTTACCCTGGGGCAGATGCAAGAGAACAGACACATTAAGATGTACGCTTTACCCTACAGAAGATGCCAGACAACAGACACTTTAAGAGGATTCTTCTTTTTCCTGAAGGAGATGCCACAGAACAGACATGTGAAGATTAGGggtgtaacaatacactcaactcacgattcggtttgattCTTGAACTATGGTTCaagatgtgtactacaagatctaacctgatggaactgaacagtctgatgtgaaaacaaatatccctatggtaCAAAAAAGAATCTCATCTAATCTGATCTAATCTACACCCCAccattttttaatgcatttttttttgaTGATCGTCTATAGGTAGAAAGGTTACAAGAGGCcactaatatttttttttaaagttaaaaaTTAataatattgatttgaagcttggaaacactatcacatcatatcatcatatgtacatacatgtatatatacatatCATATCAGAGCGGTAAAAGaacataaagtcaaacaagtgtgcggtaaactttttccttttgaacCATTTATGCATTATTTATAAATTATTTATAAGaatggtaacattttattttagggatacatctattagcactaatacatacaatgttaatgcctgcataagtaacttgtaaggcatgtactaagcaaatgctaaggcctactaggtccttactaaggttgaattggtaataaatcccttattgtgcatgaacaagacatttgcaaatacatgcctaagaaatgcttgattttgctttgtaaatgccttacaagttagttatacaggaacattgtatgtattagtgctaatagatgtatccctaaaataaagtgttaccgaattataAAACGTATAAATTCTGCTAATCCGCACCTGTGAGATGAGCTGGTCCAGCAGGCCTGAGTTGTAGAAGCTGGCGTAGATGTCTCCGTGGCCGGGTGGGTACCAGGCTTCCGAGTTCTCACCAGTCAGACTCAGGTTGGTGGCGATGGGCAGCATCGACTCTTTGTTGATGCGGGGGTACCTGCCAGATTATTTACCAAAAAACAGCACCTTTAGTGAAACATTTCTTTGCAGGAGGAGATGCAGGAACACAGTTGCAGGAACACTTTCTCCCGGTAGTCTGCCGTctatcttaatgtgtgtgtgtgtgtgcgtgtgtttgtgtgcgtgtgtttgtgtgcgtgtgtttgtgtgcgtgtgtttgtgtgcgtgcgtgtctgcgtgtttgtgtctgcgtgtttgtgtctgcgtgtttgtgtctgcgtgtttgtgtctgcgtgtttgtgtctgcgtgtttgtgtctgcgtgtttgtgtctgcgtgtttgtgtctgcgtgtttgtgtgcgcgtgtttgtgtgcatgtgtttgtgtgcgtgtgtttgtgtgcgagtgtttgtgtgtgcgtgtttctgtctgCGTACTTGCTCTGGTTGAAGCAGTGTATCTTGACGCGGTGGTGCGAGTATTTCTGCAGGATTTTCTTGGTGTCCTCGTCTGTGTTGAAGGAGTTCATGAGGACCAGTGGAACGTCAGCGTTATACGTCTTATTCAGATGCTGacggaaggaggagaagagaacaagGGATGAAGAAGATGAGTAAAGGATAAGTAAAGGGATGAGTtgtgctatactgtatgtcttgtaTTTGGGATGAGGTTTGTTCAAGAGAATGACCAATGGAAAATCAGTGTTAAAAGGCTTATTCAGGCACTGATGGAGAAAAGCACCAAAGATGAGAAAAAAGAGCGATGACGTcagttatacacacacaacacaagactaAGAGGGATGCTATCTTTTAGTCGTCATACAGAGACTGTGTACGTGAATGTGTTGCACAGTATATGCTGTACTTTATGTGTAGATGTcatcagggctctgaattaacttttcACCACCAggcaatttggctagtagatatttTTTTcgtactagccaaatggaagttcaactagccaaatgggtatttttttcaactagccaaaatgaaatttcacccacatatagcgggtgttaatttagagtcctggatgtcatcatcatcatcataaaaaaaACGTTGTCTGTGAGGCCCTTGTGCAACCCCATGATGTCCACTAGGGGGAGTACTTCACAGCAAGGTGCAGACAATGCAGACAACAcctcacaaaaaaataaatgaaaaatgaattgaaaatataATAGAACTGCCACACATATAACACAACTCTATTAGAAAATGACATGAGCAACTTgcattgagggggaaaaaaaagtttgacattggtacaagttttgttttgacatttgccacattgaaatggcaaagttgAAGCACCTCTCATGGCAAACATGGCATCCAGAGCAAAGGTCGCCTTAGAAGAGCTAAATCGATGGTTGTGCAGAAGAGCTAcagttcaccctctctctctctctgtgtgtgtgtgtgtgtgtgtgtgtgtgtgtgtgtgtgtgtgtgtgtgtgtgtgtgtgtgtgtgtgtgtgtgtgtgtgtgtgtgtgtgtgtgtgtgtgtgtgtgtgtgtgtgtgtgtgtgtgtgtgtgtgtgtgtgtgtgtgttcgatggtCATGCTTACAGCTCTCCCAGTAATATAAGGTAAAATACAAACCTTGGTCGTGAGAATCAAAGTGAGAGCAAATATGAGCATAACATGAACTGTTTAACATAGCATGAAACAACATCACATGACTAGTACTCCGGGTAACAAGTGTGATATGGTTTAATGACTCACTGTACACAGTGTACAGATAAAATGAACAATTTAACATTTTTCATGTCTGGGATCAATTCAAGTACCTGTACATCTCTGTCTATGCATCAAACAATGTGTCTCGAGTCCAAGCTGTCAATAGAAGAggttttcatccatccatccatccatccatccatccatccatccatccatccatccatccatcgtattaatctatccattcatccatccatccatccatccatccagccatacTGAGCTACGTGGTGCATAGAGTACATCAAATCATGGCTCTCCCAGGTGTCCATCCCAAAACTCATAACACTGATAACATTGAACCTTATAACAAAGGAATTTAAACAAAGGTATGGCAGATAAGCACTGTCTGATAGTATTGATTAAATTGAGAACAAAAATACCagctgataagtgtgtgtgtgtgtgttcatattgggTCACAGTTAATATTGAGTCATAACCCTCCCCAAAGTTGCTCAACAGTGTACACAGTGCAGTGCATAGGGGTTTCTCTGTTACATAGGTTTTCTTAAAAGCAACAATGTGAAGTCTGCAGCTAACTGGAACCACAAGATTCAATAATAATTGCTAACTTGGAACGAAAACTCACATCGCCAGACTAAGAGCATAGCTGGAAGGACAAAAGAAAGgcatcatttaactcaaggggaggtgtaaaatgagcttattttttcCAGAAATGACACAGTATCGCTTTCACCTCTCCCATAGTCACGCTCAGCGTTCGGTATGGTTGATCCACAGTGGGAAGGGAGGAGTCTGTTGAACAGTGCAATGGTGTCTGACCTTAAtacttgggtgcattccaatatgctaccttgcgtcctccacttgtgcttgtggcctcgccccaccttctggcccctcctccgtggagaaaacaataaagtttccccgctgtcagcctagccaaaacatttttggggggactattcttcattcaccatccactttgcaaatgagaaaatgactttacaattgagattttttgagatattgaaatataatgctgttgtcagtgatgtcatcacaatgtattacctcctggtacgaggccataagcacaagtggaggacacaaggtcgcatattggaacgagTCCCTTCTGTATGGAGGCCGGACAACCTACAGGACAGTATGGCCAGTGCTCAGACCTCAGACACAGTCAATGCTGCAAGAGGATGGCCAACAAATCCTtcactagtgtttgtgtgtgtgtgtgtgcgtgcgtgcgtgcgtgcgtgcgtgtgtgtgtgtgtgtgtgtgtgtgtgtgtgtgtgtgtgtgtgtgtgtgtgtgtgtgtgtgtgtgtgtgtgtgtgtgtgtgtgtgtgtgtgtgcgcgtacgtgcgtgcctgtgtgtgtgtgcgtgcgtgcgtgcttgtggtgtgtgtgtgcgcatctcttCACCTCGATCTGTTGCACAGTGAGGTCCAGGAAGGTGTTTTCATTGCTGATGAGACTTTTGGGTCCCTTGCAGCCaatgctagtgtgtgtatgtgtgtgcgtgcttgtgtatgtggtgtgtgtgtgtattcgtgtgtgtatgtgtgtgcgtgcttgtgtatgtggtgtgtgtgtgcgtgcgtgcatctcctCACCTCAATCTGTGGCACTGTGAGGTCCCTTGCAGCCGATGctagtgtgtgtttacatgtgtatgtgccctgtactatactgtactgtgtgcgtgcatctccTCACCGCGATGTGTTGTACGGTGAGGTCCAGGAAAGTGTTTTCATTGCATACACTGATGAGACTCAATGCTAATGTGTGTTTAcgcgtgtatgtggtgtgtgtgtgtgcgcatctcctCACCTCGATCTGTTGCACTGTGAGGTCCAGGAAGGTGTTTTCATTGCTGATGAGACTTTTGGGTCCCTTGAAGCCAATGCTAGTTTGTatatgcatgtccgtgtgtgtgtgtgtgtgtgtgtgtgtgtgtgtgtgtgtgcgtgcgtgcgtgcgtgcgtgcgtgcgtgcgtgcgcgtgcatctcCTCACCTCGATCTGTTGCACTGTGAGCTCCAGGAAGGTGTTTTCATTGCTGATGAGACTTTTGGGTCCCTTGAAGCCAATGCTAGTTagtatgcatgtctgtatgtatgtgtgtgtgtgtgtgtgtgtgtgtgcgcgtgcatctccTCACCTCGATCTGTTGCACTGTGAGCTCCAGGAAGGTGTTTTCATTGCTGATGAGACTTTTGGGTCCCTTGAAGCCAATGCTAGTTagtatgcatgtctgtatgtatgtgtgtgtgtgtgtgtgtgtgtgtgtgtgtgtgtgtgcgtgcatctcctCACCTCGATCTGCTGCACGGTGAGGTCCAGGAAGGTGTTTTCATTGCGTACGCTGATGAGACTCTTGGGTCCCTTGCAGCCCATGCTGGTACCCAGGCCTCCGTTCAGCTTCACCACGGCCAGCTTGTTCAAGCAGCTGCTCTCCTCCGCCTTCTTCACGTGGTCCTGAGCCATGATCCGGTCATACGGCTGgatctggaggagaggaggaggaggagaacaaaggaggatgagaagagatggaggggaggaatACACTGTACATACGACTGGAtctgtaggagaggaggaggaggaggagaagaagaaagtaagaggaggaaagaaagaggagaggaagaaggctaTCCtctccactagggctgtaacaacacACTCAACTCATTTTTTGGAGGTAAACCCTAAGAAATGGAAatgatgggagagggagagagactcacctctgtcaaaaaatggcttcataatgtggaaatgtccatcaacacagtATACAACGACAATAGTTGGAAGTGTGTTGTTAAATAtctacataatataatatattttgtAACTGTATTTTATCGACTAATATGATTTACtgtaagtagatatttagcctgacatttaaaatctggtctttgattaatgtgttacttcatattcacagctttagtccattttttgacagaggtgggcgtgttctccattgatttgcattgactgaaggtacgtacctacactacctaca contains:
- the ugp2a gene encoding UDP-glucose pyrophosphorylase 2a isoform X3, with protein sequence MTEFQEKMMQQLQSSMHSELGKLISTGKDNDAKVAQKDFEGFENLFHRFLKVKGPSIDWTKIHRPPEESIQPYDRIMAQDHVKKAEESSCLNKLAVVKLNGGLGTSMGCKGPKSLISVRNENTFLDLTVQQIEHLNKTYNADVPLVLMNSFNTDEDTKKILQKYSHHRVKIHCFNQSKYPRINKESMLPIATNLSLTGENSEAWYPPGHGDIYASFYNSGLLDQLISQGKEYIFVSNIDNLGATVDLHILNHLIGQPTDKRIEFVMEVTDKTRADVKGGTLTQYDGKLRLLEIAQVPKNHVDEFKSVTKFKIFNTNNLWISLPAIKRLQEKNALDMEIIVNPKILDGGLNVIQLETAVGAAIKCFDNALGINVPRSRFLPVKTTSDLLLVMSNLYSLDDGSLTMNPKREFRTTPHVKLGSSFTKVQDYLKRFESIPDMLELDHLTVSGDVTFGKQVALKGTVIIIANHGDRIDIPAGAMLENKIVSGNLRILDH
- the ugp2a gene encoding UDP-glucose pyrophosphorylase 2a isoform X2, translated to MASFVPGLGKPGSGGNMTEFQEKMMQQLQSSMHSELGKLISTGKDNDAKVAQKDFEGFENLFHRFLKVKGPSIDWTKIHRPPEESIQPYDRIMAQDHVKKAEESSCLNKLAVVKLNGGLGTSMGCKGPKSLISVRNENTFLDLTVQQIEHLNKTYNADVPLVLMNSFNTDEDTKKILQKYSHHRVKIHCFNQSKYPRINKESMLPIATNLSLTGENSEAWYPPGHGDIYASFYNSGLLDQLISQGKEYIFVSNIDNLGATVDLHILNHLIGQPTDKRIEFVMEVTDKTRADVKGGTLTQYDGKLRLLEIAQVPKNHVDEFKSVTKFKIFNTNNLWISLPAIKRLQEKNALDMEIIVNPKILDGGLNVIQLETAVGAAIKCFDNALGINVPRSRFLPVKTTSDLLLVMSNLYSLDDGSLTMNPKREFRTTPHVKLGSSFTKVQDYLKRFESIPDMLELDHLTVSGDVTFGKQVALKGTVIIIANHGDRIDIPAGAMLENKIVSGNLRILDH
- the ugp2a gene encoding UDP-glucose pyrophosphorylase 2a isoform X1; the encoded protein is MASFVPAGLGKPGSGGNMTEFQEKMMQQLQSSMHSELGKLISTGKDNDAKVAQKDFEGFENLFHRFLKVKGPSIDWTKIHRPPEESIQPYDRIMAQDHVKKAEESSCLNKLAVVKLNGGLGTSMGCKGPKSLISVRNENTFLDLTVQQIEHLNKTYNADVPLVLMNSFNTDEDTKKILQKYSHHRVKIHCFNQSKYPRINKESMLPIATNLSLTGENSEAWYPPGHGDIYASFYNSGLLDQLISQGKEYIFVSNIDNLGATVDLHILNHLIGQPTDKRIEFVMEVTDKTRADVKGGTLTQYDGKLRLLEIAQVPKNHVDEFKSVTKFKIFNTNNLWISLPAIKRLQEKNALDMEIIVNPKILDGGLNVIQLETAVGAAIKCFDNALGINVPRSRFLPVKTTSDLLLVMSNLYSLDDGSLTMNPKREFRTTPHVKLGSSFTKVQDYLKRFESIPDMLELDHLTVSGDVTFGKQVALKGTVIIIANHGDRIDIPAGAMLENKIVSGNLRILDH